In the genome of Stomoxys calcitrans chromosome 4, idStoCalc2.1, whole genome shotgun sequence, the window AAAAGTATTTAATGGGCCTTTGCTGACCATGAAAATGCTCATGCTTAAGCTTATAAACCGCAAATCCATATGGGCAAACATACCTGGGGGTGGGTATATCGTTATCTCTTCTTTACTCTGGTCAATTTTTGCAGCACAGCTATTACCTCCTTAAGGCTTCATAAAGACCGGAGGTGGTTTTTTGGTGGGCTTGTAAACCGGGGGCATGCGAGAATCCCAAAAAAAGATGTAGTAGATGGAGAGAAAGAAACCCAAACTGCTGAGACCACCCAAATAGATGGCAATCGTTAGATAGCGCATAAATTTCTCAGAAAAAGTAGGCTCTGGAAAAAGCACATCGTCGCCATGCAAAGTACGACGTGGTGGTGAATAGTTTCGACTTGAGGCACTGGGCGAGGGTCGAGAATCCTGGGCACCAGCATCAGAGTTTTTAGAGTCGGAGGCCGAGGGTGGTGTTATGATGTTGACAACCTTTTTAAGGGATTCACTGGTTGTGGGcatctttttttgtttctttgaaaatatttaaaatttacaaaataatgtcaaaaaaaaatctaaactttTGAAACTGTTt includes:
- the LOC106089659 gene encoding uncharacterized protein LOC106089659 encodes the protein MPTTSESLKKVVNIITPPSASDSKNSDAGAQDSRPSPSASSRNYSPPRRTLHGDDVLFPEPTFSEKFMRYLTIAIYLGGLSSLGFFLSIYYIFFWDSRMPPVYKPTKKPPPVFMKP